The following coding sequences lie in one Miscanthus floridulus cultivar M001 chromosome 9, ASM1932011v1, whole genome shotgun sequence genomic window:
- the LOC136483444 gene encoding probable WRKY transcription factor 66, whose protein sequence is MYTYIERNHHMMNILESSNLGGYKEVINEVEHQRALMMNLHDLVLPILDPHSGQAKLVQQLFEEVFSCSSKIISSLELGDSSEKQAILTKYKRKGGENNVENHILLEENKGRGNKRRKNAKHISSVVTQAPHFDGYQWRKYGQKWISKAKYSRSYYRCAYSKEKGCPATKTVQQKESDGNGTVRLFDVDYYDQHICSSDGIVHPYVLEATHDSVPISSQNQSSSSMFVNTDAHGHGVHDESFESLFMVPDMPEYLTEFTDVEMASAFEITSMNSPLIPEDIWA, encoded by the exons atgtatacatatattgaGAGAAACCATCACATGATGAACATCCTTGAATCTTCCAATCTTGGTGGCTACAAAGAGGTCATCAATGAAGTTGAACACCAAAGGGCTCTCATGATGAACCTACATGACCTTGTACTACCAATACTTGATCCCCACAGTGGGCAAGCAAAGCTCGTACAGCAACTCTTTGAAGAAGTATTCAGCTGCTCAAGTAAGATTATCTCTTCCCTGGAACTTGGTGATAGCAGCGAGAAACAGGCCATTCTTACCAAATATAAAAGAAAAGGAGGTGAGAATAACGTGGAGAATCACATATTATTGGAGGAGAACAAGGGCCGTGGAAACAAGAGAAG GAAGAATGCAAAACACATAAGTTCAGTTGTGACACAAGCACCACACTTTGATGGATATCAATGGAGAAAGTATGGGCAGAAGTGGATCTCCAAAGCAAAGTATTCTAG GAGCTACTATAGATGTGCCTATAGTAAAGAGAAAGGGTGTCCTGCAACTAAGACAGTACAGCAGAAGGAAAGTGATGGCAATGGGACGGTGAGGTTGTTCGATGTTGATTACTATGACCAGCACATTTGCAGCAGCGATGGCATAGTTCATCCATATGTTCTCGAGGCAACACATGACAGTGTGCCAATTTCCAGTCAAAACCAAAGCAGTAGCTCAATGTTTGTTAACACCGATGCCCACGGACACGGAGTTCATGATGAAAGCTTTGAAAGCTTATTCATGGTGCCTGACATGCCAGAATATTTGACAGAGTTCACGGATGTTGAAATGGCAAGTGCGTTTGAGATTACCTCCATGAACTCGCCACTGATCCCTGAAGACATCTGGGCATGA